The Bombus pyrosoma isolate SC7728 linkage group LG3, ASM1482585v1, whole genome shotgun sequence genome has a segment encoding these proteins:
- the LOC122566078 gene encoding nucleosome-remodeling factor subunit NURF301 isoform X1: MTGRGSKRRGRPPKSVVMERPKKFQYHLMKKPKYLQNKGSETPNSQPSTPTPSRPSSPVESEESRRSTRTRKSRGPRDRHSRKGGHSSSGAYQRRGYNPNVDYHDSEYHYGSDFGDESSEKSEVEEDLLQSDADSSESIEEPDPSSDSDFSLSSYSTTSGTPRKTLLSQQRPPSPEPLWLQNRELPPLNLPKSSDDLLVPRELVMPCLSIYEVLRHFRTLVRLSAFRFEDFCAALMCEDQTNLLAEIHIMLIKALLREEDSQQTHFGPLDQKDSVNVSLYFVDSMTWSEALRSYVESDKSFDQNILHILSTCEYPFTSVEDRIKVLQFLTDQFLITNPVREDLLHEGTLNGNMHYDDHCRVCHRLGDLLCCETCPAVFHLECVEPPLVDVPTEDWQCSTCKAHKVTGVADCIPDVEKNGSLCRQEHLGFDRHGRKYWFLARRIFVESEDAEVWYYSTPLQLEELMLCLDRNEMEVALYRELSDYKDEIVRQMELTEQITNQYKGNKKSYLEVENSLIQKLQKERQEKQEKEEEEKKEKQRQEAEEMVRRIHEGTDSLEEKLAAVTEQQETKSSEESNAKENTQKLGTENVETDGVDTNLTDGVNKDVKASISSSSSEEIDEEVLEGEEGISKIGKDGKKHTIVTRSKTGSLQPRTFNMDDLKKRSSGQLSKEELEKLDKSLKEEGDGTRLTRQKAHQIASGTHLFKLGMDNNFKSYVNQYSTNPISLNKAQRNEERDKKRHLSHKFSLTQASEFKWVGSLTGTRALLVSTLRQTILQLESSIQSSFMHTNWPLLRKPWTTAVGACVNPRDFARALIVLQACIKSVVFASVWHDQLGHVKLQRVTALEREEKKRQDKKDKKEREDEEERNRLFNFVKYTLGLKHQVWKQKGEEYRVHGQGGWLWVSASRRYRCSDSSKLGLRVGPQKIMVQIKDQEGLKILALDPPTYDFLIKEYCSSKKEENDMNIKVKEEIKEEESSKDTAIDTSIKQECKEDNIKKEPIEDKQNKTEIDTKTEEKTVAKTELQQIKQETKMNLSFLVGMKIEKVYTPIKEFEEIDIIKALTTNGRLHYPKIAKKTRVDDFLARRTHLKLLEERRLIQSEKSKELLNQSTNHKADGDSEIDIENNEESDTDGADNSLQNILTGKQPKTMPTSTREMLTVIGKHIQHVKAQYANIMRFSKNTSCYSRYCNMTAPPGKITTTTQSLTSTCYSPICLQKARLKLDLIALLRKANALNNNQSTSNLSIGATIAQQPQTNSKTDGNDEARDAIRKDLESAVASATHCTEETPATNVVKDVASPPIKKIKVESNGKDVSSEHVVTTTTNNIVTTTTVTTTQQTIKSVDGVIQSMQESTSSQNSVTFSSEVKTSAGQKTMIVNRRGRTVQRSTMAKELNADGTERVYSTTSTEGKVYLKKVAISLADRKKKRTPVKYPLCSTFCTKNKHRSILLLPQHELRKLARVGGRIQVQGFHHMAKANMSVWPYPCPRPLFKTCWLYRTVGIKSLAAAALQLRILWACLRWDDMAAKPLSTDGKHQITTDTEIMSLEILKHRHVGQFLDKTQYLRRKVVIPLELPKQVREVTSIRSGLRKRKRPESPQSTEPQVTEEWVDEDKLELWEIKQYGDRLEKANAQIITRSRSGQPQSAVGSNRNAGANSGMSDQLVSGKATPEEIKEKMEQQLRMQRAAHQQKRALETLKSPANSGSPTQVVKVTANSTHDGTVKLVSKVAIPANPNSGTKSQLTSLLTTPAQNKPFISTKRIYMAKSSLGTTKVVSGPTSILPKTQQAGNQQSLIKVSGQAGSIQQIQQRVQIIRGPDGKLQVRGLMPGQQLVQMPDGKLHVLNNSQAITTLAQTGGTTIQTKTATTTTAKVATTANCTTKTSPSKTTTNTTSQVQGVQQSQAQSQQGIQRSSATTVTIATTPTQPTKNAIVVANTGQIVQSAQVISSGGQVISGNQIVVTNANLAQQLATGKAQLTTIGGHQVVIRSTPTGNQIVHLNSTNSGIIVKNTVTPTKQVPVLQSTQSTTTATTGAQSTDATNNSTGSTTSTNETSSTTTTTTNQTSNAPAPGSVEASLLAGQPPGTVIKCVTAQVIQTTQGPRIVLQGLQGADFTPQQLVMVQQQVKQQLLKAQAATGKQGVLGPTKIYLAVQPAPSSQQSIQSSTTANTPATPATKPQTAQQPVVSPPAATEPQMGTESIPELPSTATSSSPEKPKVVVQQVAQPSVTTEEESQKTNVANGQQPLQSLKEGNDSSANKFILTPDYIQQTIKNALKQENLNPEIEEKLLQLQRYQEKQMKGGVENSASNNQTHTTPTITTPRVPSRKRPAPSNIPTTTSSTNVQSITNDKDTDWAETPRKKPTLKQESRETPKVQKIEPIENESTPQKRAAKLKDSQEQRRKQQVHSRMQVLLFRHKELLKKDILKKRALLEKELQIDIQKDLSAELASRTKAERHKQDEVKVGSAKRKANAQMSQQVSPPNRGGRPRKYKAQGSNTTPPGASTAAATNRIKKEKLYCLCRTPYDETKFYVGCDLCNNWFHGDCVGITEEMCKTLSEFVCTECRHARDTQELYCLCKQPYDESQFYICCDKCQDWFHGRCVGILQSEADNIDEYVCPNCQRNSSVNFANMKNLNAKDLDLLKKLIKQIQAHKSAWPFMEPVDPNEAPDYYKVIKEPMDLQTIELRINDRSYKKLSEFIGDMTKIFDNCRYYNPKESPFFKCAESLETYFVHKIKSLREKFSEGK, from the exons GAAACACCAAACTCACAACCAAGTACACCGACACCTTCAAGACCATCATCGCCAGTTGAAAGCGAGGAAAGCAGACGAAGTACGCGAACTCGAAAATCTCGAGGACCCAGAGACAGACATTCACGAAAAGGTGGTCACTCAAGTTCTGGTGCATATCAACGCCGAGGTTACAACCCAAACGTTGATTATCACGATTCTGAATATCATTATGGGTCAGACTTTGGAGATGAGTCCAGTGAAAAAAGTGAAGTTGAAGAGGATCTTCTGCAAAGCGATGCAGACTCATCTGAAAGTATAGAAGAACCTGATCCCTCCAGTGACAGTGACTTTTCCCTTTCCAGTTATAGTACTACTAGTGGCACACCCCGTAAAACACTGCTTAGTCAGCAAAGGCCACCAAGTCCAGAACCATTATGGCTCCAAAATAGGGAATTGCCGCCGTTAAATTTACCTAAATCATCTGATGATCTATTAGTCCCTAGAGAACTTGTTATGCCATGTTTATCTATTTATGAAGTATTGAGACACTTTCGTACTTTGGTACGTCTTTCAGCCTTTAGGTTTGAAGATTTCTGTGCTGCACTTATGTGCGAAGATCAAACTAATCTATTGGCTGAGATACATATTATGCTCATCAAAGCGCTTCTTAGAGAAGAAGATTCTCAACAAACACACTTTGGTCCTCTAGATCAGAAAGACTCTGTGAATGTTAGCTTATACTTTGTGGATTCTATGACTTGGTCAGAAGCATTACGTTCTTACGTAGAAAGTGACAAGTCTTttgatcaaaatattttacatattttatcaacGTGCGAATATCCTTTTACTTCTGTTGAAGATAGAATCAAGGTGCTACAATTTTTGAcagatcaatttttaattacaaatccAGTAAGAGAAGACCTGCTGCACGAAGGTACTCTAAATG GAAATATGCACTATGACGATCACTGTAGAGTATGTCATCGTCTGGGAGATTTATTATGTTGTGAAACTTGCCCAGCAGTGTTCCACTTAGAATGTGTTGAACCTCCATTGGTTGATGTTCCTACTGAAGACTGGCAATGTAGTACATGCAAAGCTCACAAAGTTACAGGAGTTGCTGATTGTATACCTGATGTTGAGAAAAATGGTTCACTATGTCGTCAAGAACATCTAGGATTTGATAGGCATGGCAGAAAATATTGGTTTCTTGCAAGAAGAATTTTTGT TGAAAGTGAAGATGCAGAAGTTTGGTATTATAGCACACCTTTACAGCTAGAAGAATTAATGCTTTGTTTAGACCGTAATGAAATGGAAGTTGCACTTTATAGAGAATTATCAGATTACAAAGATGAAATCGTAAGACAAATGGAACTTACAGAACAGATCACTAATCAGTACAAGGGTAACAAAAAATCATACCTAGAAGTAGAGAACA GtcttatacaaaaattacaaaaagaacgtcaagagaaacaagaaaaagaagaagaggagaaaaaagaaaaacaaaggcAAGAAGCTGAAGAAATGGTACGCAGAATTCATGAAGGTACAGATTCtctagaagaaaaattggcAGCTGTCACTGAACAGCAGGAAACAAAATCGTCCGAAGAATCAAATGCAAAAGAAAATACTCAAAAATTAGGTACAGAAAATGTAGAAACAGATGGTGTAGATACCAATTTAACAGATGGAGTAAATAAAGATGTTAAAGCTAGTATATCATCGTCATCCTCTGAAGAAATTGATGAAGAAGTATTAGAAGGAGAAGAGGGTATTTCAAAAATTGGTAAAGATG GAAAAAAACATACTATTGTAACAAGGTCAAAAACAGGATCTTTACAACCTAGGACATTTAATATGGATGATTTAAAGAAACGTAGCAGTGGACAATTGTCAAAGGAAGAGTTAGAAAAACTagataaaagtttgaaagaggagggagaTGGTACTAGATTAACAAGACAGAAAGCTCATCAAATAGCTTCTGGTAcacatctttttaaattagGGATGGATAACAACTTCAAATCATATGTGAATCAATACAGTACCAATCCTATTTCTCTGAATAAGGCCCAACGTAATGAAGAACGTGATAAAAAGAGGCATTTGTCACACAAATTTTCGCTTACACAAGCCTCAGAATTCAAATGGGTTGGGAGTTTGACAGGAACGCGAGCTCTCTTAGTAAGCACACTTCGACAGACAATTCTTCAACTTGAAAGTAGCATTCAATCATCATTTATGCATACTAATTGGCCTCTTTTGCGTAAACCTTGGACTACGGCGGTGGGTGCTTGCGTTAATCCCAGAGATTTTGCGCGTGCTCTTATTGTTTTACAAGCATGCATTAAGTCAGTAGTGTTTGCTAGTGTATGGCATGATCAACTTGGACACGTGAAATTACAAAGAGTAACAGCCCTTgaacgagaagagaagaagcgCCAGGATAAGAAAgataagaaggaaagagaagatgaagaagaacgTAATCGTCTgtttaattttgtcaaatatacTTTGGGTTTGAAACATCAAGTGTGGAAACAAAAAGGCGAAGAATATCGAGTACACGGACAAGGCGGATGGCTATGGGTATCTGCTAGTCGCCGTTATAGATGTTCTGACAGCTCAAAATTGGGTCTTCGAGTAGGCCCACAGAAAATTATGGTACAAATTAAAGATCAAgaaggattaaaaatattagctTTAGATCCTCCTACATAtgattttttgataaaagaatattgctcttctaaaaaagaagaaaatgatatgaatattaaagtaaaagaagaGATTAAAGAGGAAGAATCATCAAAGGATACAGCAATTGACACATCTATAAAACAAGAGTGCAAAGAAGAcaacataaaaaaagaaccaattgaagataaacaaaataaaacggaaATAGATACAAAAACCGAAGAAAAAACAGTGGCAAAAACAGAACTGCAAcagattaaacaggaaacaaaaatgaatttatcat TTTTAGTTGGTATGAAAATCGAGAAAGTTTATACACCTAtcaaagaatttgaagaaattgatattattaaggCACTAACGACTAACGGGAGGCTTCATTACCcaaaaattgctaaaaagACTAGGGTCGACGATTTCTTGGCACGTAGAACACATTTAAAACttttagaagaaagaagattaataCAGAGT GAGAAATCAAAGGAGTTGTTAAATCAATCGACAAATCATAAAGCAGATGGAGATTCCGAAattgatatagaaaataatgaagaaaGTGATACAGATGGAGCTGATAATTCTTTACAGAATATTCTTACTGGAAAGCAGCCTAAAACTATGCCTACATCGACCAGAGAAATGCTGACTGTAATAGGAAAGCATATTCAACACGTTAAAGCTCAATATGCCAATATAATGAGATTTAGTAAAAATACTAGTTGTTATTCACGATATTGTAATATGACTGCACCACCAGGAAAGATTACAACTACAACACAAAGTTTAACATCTACCTGTTATTCTCCTATATGTCTTCAAAAAGCAAGACTAAAACTCGATCTGATAGCATTGTTAAGAAAAGCTAAtgctttaaataataatcaatcgACATCGAATTTATCAATTGGAGCAACTATAGCACAACAACCACAAACAAATTCAAAGACAGACGGAAATGATGAAGCTAGAGATGCAATCAGGAAAGATTTAGAATCCGCGGTAGCATCTGCAACTCATTGTACGGAAGAAACACCAGCTACGAATGTAGTAAAAGATGTTGCTTCGCCTCCtatcaaaaaaataaaagttgaatcTAATGGTAAAGATGTCAGTTCAGAACATGTAGTGACCACTACAACTAATAATATAGTTACTACTACGACAGTAACTACAACACAACAGACTATAAAGTCAGTTGATGGTGTTATACAGAGTATGCAGGAAAGTACAAGTTCTCAAAATTCAGTTACATTTTCATCCGAAGTTAAAACAAGTGCAGGACAAAAGACAATGATTGTTAATCGAAGAGGAAGAACAGTGCAAAGAAGTACAATGGCTAAGGAATTAAATGCTGATGGTACAGAAAGAGTGTACTCTACTACTTCAACCGAAGGAAAAGTTTATCTGAAGAAAGTTGCAATCTCTTTGGCtgatagaaaaaagaagcgcACTCCTGTTAAATACCCTTTATGTTCcacattttgtacaaaaaataaacatcGTAGTATATTGCTACTTCCACAACATGAATTGCGTAAATTGGCTAGAGTTGGTGGACGAATACAAGTTCAAGGTTTTCATCATATGGCCAAg gCAAATATGTCAGTATGGCCATATCCCTGCCCTAGACCATTATTTAAGACTTGTTGGTTATACAGAACAGTTGGCATAAAATCACTGGCTGCTGCAGCTCTTCAATTAAGAATATTATGGGCATGTCTTCGTTGGGACGATATGGCTGCAAAACCATTATCTACAGATGGCAAACATCAAATTACAACTGATACGGAAATTATGTCATTAGAAATTCTTAAACACCGTCATGTTGGCCAATTTTTAGATAAGACGCAGTACTTACGTAGGAAAGTTGTTATACCTTTGGAACTTCCAAAACAAGTCAGAg aagttACATCTATAAGAAGTGGTCtgcgaaaaaggaaacgacCAGAATCACCACAAAGCACCGAACCACAAGTTACAGAAGAATGGGTTGATGAGGACAAATTGGAGCTGTgggaaattaaacaatatgGTGATAG GTTAGAGAAGGCTAATGCCCAGATTATTACTAGGAGTCGATCGGGACAACCACAATCCGCGGTTGGTTCTAACCGAAATGCAGGCGCAAATTCTGGTATGAGCGATCAACTTGTTAGTGGTAAAGCAACACCTGAAGAGATTAAAGAAAAGATGGAACAGCAATTGCGCATGCAAAGAGCTGCTCATCAACAAAAGAGAGCATTAGAAACTCTAAAAAGCCCAGCCAATTCTGGTTCACCTACACAAGTTGTAAAAGTTACAGCTAACTCCACTCATG ATGGCACAGTTAAATTGGTTTCCAAAGTTGCAATACCAGCAAATCCAAACAGTGGGACAAAATCACAACTAACTTCCCTTTTGACAACACCTGCACAGAATAAGCCTTTTATTAGTACAAAGCGTATTTATATGGCGAAAT cATCTCTTGGAACAACAAAAGTTGTTTCTGGACCTACAAGCATTTTACCGAAAACGCAGCAAGCTGGAAATCAACAGTCCCTAATTAAAGTTTCCGGTCAAGCAG gTTCTATACAACAAATTCAGCAAAGAGTACAAATTATAAGAGGCCCAGATGGAAAGCTTCAAGTTCGAGGTTTGATGCCTGGCCAACAATTAGTTCAAATGCCGGATGGAAAACTTCATGTGTTAAACAATAGTCAAGCAATTACTACTCTTGCACAAACTGGTGGAACAACCATACag ACAAAAACAGCTACAACAACTACAGCTAAAGTGGCTACGACAGCTAATTGTACAACTAAGACTAGTCCATCCAAAACAACAACAAATACAACGTCACAAGTACAAGGTGTTCAGCAATCGCAAGCTCAATCTCAGCAAGGAATTCAACGTTCATCAGCAACCACTGTAACTATTGCCACTACACCCACACAACCAACCAAAAATGCTATTGTAGTGGCCaatactggacaaattgtacaAAGTGCACAA GTCATATCTTCTGGTGGACAAGTCATTAGTGGAAATCAAATAGTGGTTACTAATGCTAATTTAGCTCAACAGCTTGCAACGGGTAAAGCTCAATTAACGACAATCGGTGGTCATCAAGTGGTTATTCGTAGCACTCCGACAGGCAATcaaattgtacatttaaattCGACAAACAGTggtattattgtaaaaaatactGTAACACCAACTAAACAAg TTCCTGTACTACAATCTACTCAATCAACAACTACAGCAACAACAGGAGCACAGTCAACTGATGCAACAAATAATAGCACTGGTAGTACTACATCGACGAATGAGACATCGAGTACTACTACAACTACAACAAATCAAACTTCCAATGCTCCAGCACCTGGAAGTGTAGAAGCATCTTTATTAGCGGGTCAACCACCTGGAACTGTCATTAAATGCGTTACTGCTCAAGTTATACAAACTACTCAAGGTCCTCGTATAGTTTTACAAGGTTTACAAGGCGCAGATTTTACCCCGCAACAACTTGTAATGGTGCAGCAACAGGTGAAACAACAACTACTTAAAG cCCAAGCTGCAACAGGAAAACAAGGAGTTTTGGGACctactaaaatttatttagctgtTCAACCTGCACCTAGTAGTCAACAATCGATTCAAAGTTCTACAACAGCAAATACACCTGCTACACCAGCAACAAAACCACAAACTGCACAACAACCAGTTGTTTCGCCACCAGCAGCAACTG aaCCTCAAATGGGAACTGAAAGCATTCCAGAGCTTCCATCGACAGCAACTTCAAGTTCTCCCGAAAAACCAAAAGTAGTTGTTCAACAAGTTGCACAACCTAGTGTGACTACAGAAGAGGAATCGCAAAAAACAAATGTAGCTAATGGTCAGCAACCTTTGCAATCtttaaaagaaggaaacgattCCTCGgctaacaaatttattttaacgccTGATTACATACAACAAA CCATCAAGAATGCATTGAAACAAGAAAACCTTAATCctgaaatagaagaaaagctGCTACAACTACAACGATACCAAGAGAAGCAGATGAAAGGGGGTGTTGAAAATTCAGCAAGCAATAATCAAACTCATACTACGCCTACAATTACGACTCCACGTGTTCCATCTCGTAAAAGACCAGCACCCTCTAACATTCCAACAACGACCTCATCTACAAATGTACAATCAATAACAAATGATAAAGATACAGATTGGGCAGAAACACCTAGAAAGAAGCCCACATTAAAACAAGAAAGTCGTGAAACTCCAAA AGTACAAAAGATTGAACCAATAGAGAATGAGTCTACCCCACAAAAAAGAGCAGCAAAGCTAAAAGACAGTCAAGAGCAACGAAGAAAGCAACAGGTTCACTCACGAATGCAAGTTTTGTTATTTAGACATAAAGAATTACTTAAAAAGGATATTCTAAAGAAGAGAGCACTGCTTGAAAAAGAATTACAGATAGATATTCag aaagaTTTATCAGCGGAATTAGCTTCGAGAACCAAGGCAGAAAGACACAAACAAGATGAGGTAAAAGTAGGAAGTGCGAAGCGTAAAGCAAATGCTCAAATGTCTCAACAAGTTAGTCCGCCTAATAGAGGTGGAAGGCCAAGGAAGTATAAAGCCCAAGGAAGCAATACTACACCACCGGGTGCTTCAACCGCTGCCGCTACGAATAGAatcaagaaagaaaagttataTTGTTTATGTAGAACGCCATATGATGAAACGAA GTTTTATGTTGGATGTGATCTTTGTAACAATTGGTTCCACGGAGATTGCGTTGGAATTACAGAAGAAATGTGTAAAACACTTTCTGAGTTTGTTTGTACAGAATGTAGACATGCAAGAGATACACAGGAGTTATATTGTTTATGTAAACAGCCTTATGACGAATCTCA attttatatttgctgCGATAAGTGTCAAGATTGGTTCCATGGTCGATGCGTTGGTATTCTACAATCGGAAGCAGACAATATCGATGAATACGTTTGTCCAAATTGTCAACGAAATTCTTCTGTTAATTTTGCTAACATGAAAAATCTTAATGCAAAAGACCTCGATCTcctgaaaaaattaattaagcaAATACAG gCACATAAAAGTGCTTGGCCATTTATGGAACCAGTAGATCCAAATGAAGCACCAGActattataaagttataaaggAGCCGATGG ATCTACAAACGATTGAATTGAGGATAAATGACAGATCTTACAAGAAATTAAGTGAATTTATCGGAGatatgacaaaaatatttgacaattgTCGTTATTATAATCCGAAAGAATCACCTTTCTTTAAGTGTGCAGAATCCTTAGAAACTTATTTTGTTCATAAGATCAAAAGTTTAAGAGAGAAGTTCTCTGAAGGAAAGTAA